In a genomic window of Helianthus annuus cultivar XRQ/B chromosome 10, HanXRQr2.0-SUNRISE, whole genome shotgun sequence:
- the LOC110881615 gene encoding uncharacterized protein LOC110881615, producing the protein MEGLIPYVMHAMKKHRLHNSYRSLSASYHLLDGSVAAEGSSHRRTRSEFQPPTADYLQQRSGFDYDTQAVNFKKDSTSSTVNTFHASKIKRN; encoded by the coding sequence atggAAGGATTGATACCATATGTGATGCATGCCATGAAGAAGCACAGGCTGCACAACAGCTACCGCTCCCTCTCCGCCAGCTACCATCTCCTAGACGGGTCTGTGGCGGCAGAGGGTTCTTCACACCGCCGCACCAGGTCCGAGTTTCAGCCGCCCACAGCTGATTACTTGCAACAACGATCAGGGTTCGATTATGATACTCAAGCAGTGAACTTCAAAAAGGATTCCACCTCTTCAACTGTAAACACATTTCATGCTTCAAAGATAAAGAGAAACTGA
- the LOC110884877 gene encoding uncharacterized protein LOC110884877: protein MSRRDSDSRHHRSRLDREPSPKRVKRDEETATDRPTSNLTSTERYDRDRKHHRRLQDSVPLGRTTATDSKTENVSSSKESDRKRNGYREGTKNSSDKIEAPRSRSHIQHDERAGQVGNSFRHKETTERESWKDKKLKDDKTRFDGSYKREPDSKHVSKKRPSFRETKLPVNESATQGTKTLAEGSEREERGKPLERPPGDRPDRRLSGGRDAHRNETPRMKFQSRVRYGSDGGGGFGGSFRGRDGFNERQRQTGGRVEKWKHDLYDEANKSPTEKNEEDQIAKVEALLAS, encoded by the exons ATGTCTCGTCGTGATTCCGATTCCAGACACCATCGCTCGAGGCTCGATCGAGAACCTAG CCCTAAGCGAGTTAAAAGGGATGAAGAAACAGCAACAGATCGACCAACCAGCAACCTTACTTCTACTGAACGTTATGATCGTGATAGAAAACACCATCGTCGGTTGCAAGATTCTGTTCCTCTCGGGCGCACAACAGCAACCGATTCAAAAACAGAAAATGTTTCATCGAGCAAAGAATCTGACAGAAAAAGAAATGGATACCGTGAAGGAACAAAGAATTCTTCTGATAAAATTGAAGCACCTCGATCCCGATCTCACATCCAG CATGACGAGCGTGCTGGGCAAGTTGGTAATAGCTTCAGACACAAGGAGACTACCG agcGCGAGTCGTGGAAAgacaagaagctgaaagatgacAAAACCAGATTTGACGGCTCGTACAAAAGGGAACCGGATTCAAAGCATGTTTCAAAGAAAAGACCTTCGTTTCGAGAGACAAAACTACCGGTTAATGAGTCAGCAACACAAGGTACGAAAACATTAGCCGAGGGAagtgagagagaggagagaggaaagCCGCTAGAGAGGCCACCGGGGGACCGACCCGACAGGCGGCTGTCAGGCGGAAGGGACGCACACAGGAATGAAACACCGAGGATGAAGTTTCAATCAAGAGTTAGGTATGGCAGTGATGGTGGCGGCGGTTTTGGTGGTTCTTTCAGGGGGAGAGATGGGTTTAACGAGCGGCAACGGCAGACTGGTGGGAGAGTTGAAAAGTGGAAGCATGATCTTTATGATGAAGCTAATAAAAGCCCAACTGAAAAGAATGAAGAGGATCAGATTGCAAAGGTGGAAGCCTTGCTTGCTTCATAG